The Patescibacteria group bacterium region GGTTCAGCCACTGGCCACATGATCGTTGATGTCGGCGGCGGCACCGCGGAAATGGCCGTTATCTCTTTAGGTGGTATCGTAGCTTCCTCTTCAGTCCGGGTCGGCGGTAATCGTTTTGATGCTTCCATCCTGGAACATATCCGCCGCAAATATAATCTGGCTATCGGTGAAAGGACAGCTGAAGAAATCAAGATCAATATCGGTTCCGCCTTGTTTATCGAAGATAAATTATATATGGAAGTCAGGGGTCGAGATATCGCTACTGGTTTGCCGCGGAGTCTAACCGTTTCCAGTGATGACGTCACTGAGGCAATCCAGAATGAGCTGGAGATGATTATTTCGGCCATCAAGAAAGTCTTGCACAAGACGCCGCCGGAGTTAGCGGCTGATATTATGGATAAGGGGATCATTTTATCTGGCGGTAGCGCTTTATTGCGGAATATCGACCAGCTGATCGCTCGCACCATGGGCGTTCCTGCCTATGTTGCCGATGACGCCCTCTTGTGCGTAGTTAAAGGCACAGGCATTGCTTTAGAGAACTTAGATTCCTATAAACGCAGTATTTTGGCAACCAAATAATTTTTTAAATATATGACTATCGGAATCGACGCTTCACGCGCTAATCGTCGATATAAAACCGGTACCGAGTGGTATTCATTTTATGTTATAAAAAATTTAGCGGAAATCGATCACGAGAATAAGTACGTCCTCTATACCAGCAATTTGCCGTCTTCGGAATTGCAAGAAATCATCCGTGATCATCCTAATTTTTCCCTTAAGGTTTTAAAGTGGCCTTTTAATTTTTTCTGGACCTTGGGCCGGCTGTCGATCGAAATGATTTTCTATCGTCCCGATATCCTATTCGTGCCCGCTCATACTTTGCCTCTGTTCCAGCCGAGGAAGACGATTACTACTATCCATGACATCGCTTTCACTAGGGAAAAAGCTCTTTATTTCCAGCATAAGCTGCCGACGACCACCCGTTTGGGGGAACTCATCCTTAATAATTTCGTGAAGATCATCACTTTTTCCAAATATGAGCCCAATTCCGTTGATTATTTGGATTGGTCGACCAGATATGCTTTTAAAAGAGCTAAAAAGATCATCACCGTATCCGATTTTACCAAACAGGAGATTTTAGACGTTTATCCTCAAGCCAAGGCTGATAAGATCGTTAGTATCCATAACGGTTATAATAATGATTTATATAAGAAGATCGATGATCCGCAAAGGATCGATAGCATTTTAGAGAAATATGGCTTAGAGCGGCCGTATTTTTTGTATGTCGGACGCTTGGAAAAGAAGAAAAACACCCCAGCTTTAATTGAGGCTTTTGCCCTCTTCAAAGAGAAAAACCCCGGCTATAACTATAAATTAGTCTTAATCGGCAGTGCTAGCTATGGCTTCGATGAAGTTAAATATGCGATCGAAGAATATAATTTGAATAAGGATGTCATCATGCCCGGTTGGGTGGAAGAATATGACATGCCCTATGTCTATAACGGAGCGGTCGGCTTCATCTTTCCTACCAAGCACGAGGGTTTCGGCATCCCGGTCATTCAATCCTTAGCTTGCGGTTTGCCGACAGCCGTCTCCGATATCCCGGTTCTCAGAGAAGTGGCTGGCGATTCGGTTATGTATTTTAACCCTAACCAACGTGAATCAATCGCCCAGGCTATGGAGAGTCTAGTTACCGACCAGCTTCAACGAGAAGAACTGATTAAAAAAGGCTATCTTACCGCCCAGGAATTCAGCTGGCGCAAGTGCGCCGAAGAAACTTGGCGAGAGATAATGAGCTTGTAAAATAGGGAGGAATCTAAACTTTTTCTAAAATAGAATATATGCTAAGATTAAGATGTTATGAGG contains the following coding sequences:
- a CDS encoding glycosyltransferase family 1 protein, with product MTIGIDASRANRRYKTGTEWYSFYVIKNLAEIDHENKYVLYTSNLPSSELQEIIRDHPNFSLKVLKWPFNFFWTLGRLSIEMIFYRPDILFVPAHTLPLFQPRKTITTIHDIAFTREKALYFQHKLPTTTRLGELILNNFVKIITFSKYEPNSVDYLDWSTRYAFKRAKKIITVSDFTKQEILDVYPQAKADKIVSIHNGYNNDLYKKIDDPQRIDSILEKYGLERPYFLYVGRLEKKKNTPALIEAFALFKEKNPGYNYKLVLIGSASYGFDEVKYAIEEYNLNKDVIMPGWVEEYDMPYVYNGAVGFIFPTKHEGFGIPVIQSLACGLPTAVSDIPVLREVAGDSVMYFNPNQRESIAQAMESLVTDQLQREELIKKGYLTAQEFSWRKCAEETWREIMSL
- a CDS encoding rod shape-determining protein, coding for MFIKRIGIDLGTTYTLVHLPKRGIVINEPSVVAVSLDDRKVLAVGNEAKDMLGRTPDTIMAVKPLKDGVIADYKATEAMIRYFINKSLGGVRLFRPEVMVAVPAGISSTERRAVIEATIAAGAKAAYIIKEPVAAAIGADIPIGSATGHMIVDVGGGTAEMAVISLGGIVASSSVRVGGNRFDASILEHIRRKYNLAIGERTAEEIKINIGSALFIEDKLYMEVRGRDIATGLPRSLTVSSDDVTEAIQNELEMIISAIKKVLHKTPPELAADIMDKGIILSGGSALLRNIDQLIARTMGVPAYVADDALLCVVKGTGIALENLDSYKRSILATK